The following coding sequences lie in one Spodoptera frugiperda isolate SF20-4 chromosome 24, AGI-APGP_CSIRO_Sfru_2.0, whole genome shotgun sequence genomic window:
- the LOC118278656 gene encoding uncharacterized protein LOC118278656 → MEDVYFAPSLFLNHGGGPYPVLGEKNNLEIADALRNVSNYVDLGRLGAIVVVTAHREEDVVTISSAERHSLVYDYNNFPPECYKYQYNAPGDPVLATRIHEAFKAAGIASRLDDQRGWDHGVFIPMMLIHPKADIPIIQVSILKNQNAAQHYEIGRVLYQFRKEGVAIFGSGFSYHNEDGFQRAKRCNDSLIENVDFDSFLNEVCTGDEGERKRIVFWEQEKGGYESHPLGEADHLMPLIVNAGAGGPKCGRKIFDSVYANKFKISGFIWE, encoded by the exons atggaGGACGTATATTTCGCGCCATCGCTGTTTTTAAATCATGGCGGCGGTCCGTACCCCGTTTTGGGTGAGAAGAACAATTTGGAGATCGCTGACGCGTTGAGAAATGTCTCGAATTATGTGGATTTGGGTCGTTTGGGGGCCATAGTGGTGGTGACGGCGCATAGGGAGGAGGATGTGGTCACTATATCGTCTGCGGAACGACATTCCTTGGtctatgattataataatttcccACCTGAATGTTATAAGTACCAATATAACGCGCcag GCGATCCAGTATTAGCGACAAGAATACACGAAGCGTTCAAAGCCGCGGGCATCGCGTCCCGATTGGACGACCAAAGAGGCTGGGACCATGGCGTCTTCATACCGATGATGTTGATTCACCCCAAGGCAGATATACCCATCATACAAGTCTCTATATTGAAGAACCAAAACGCGGCACAACATTACGAAATAGGACGAGTCTTGTACCAATTCAGGAAAGAAGGAGTCGCCATATTTGGATCAGGATTCTCCTACCACAATGAAGATGGATTCCAAAGAGCTAAACGTTGTAATGATAGcttaattgaaaatgttgattttGATAGTTTTTTGAATGAAGTGTGTACTGGGGATGAGGGGGAGAGAAAGAGAATAGTGTTTTGGGAGCAGGAGAAGGGGGGGTATGAGAGTCATCCTTTGGGAGAGGCTGACCATCTAATGCCGCTGATTGTCAACGCAGGAGCTGGTGGGCCAAAGTGCGGGAGAAAGATTTTTGATTCTGTGTACgcaaacaaattcaaaattagtGGGTTTATTTGGGAATAG
- the LOC118278493 gene encoding modular serine protease-like isoform X2, whose product MCFLLCVCFIFASCLLHTQDVIAATINGNPTEANISSACGLPPQPDHGAYTEAPYPAAFPPGLDIKILEYTCFPPYRLVGKSPIFCNNGQWTGTFPTCKLFCKLARYYDMDFRCLVSEDPADGYTKCDYLIPSGAKVQPFCKVHYYSRVPLNIMTCVNRTWDYMPDTCRPECGTVIPKGTPLMSGGRPAKHGELPWHVGVYYKKNKPYEQICGGSIISRKVVLSAAHCFWKLEAMEPPCRYAVQAGKLFRDWNDEQDEEVQQRDVIDIKIPPHYRGVQTNFQYDLAIVILEKSLFFKMLVQPVCLDFGPEMDKRHLKPGSMGKVAGWGYTSEAGEPSPYLKVADLPSVGIQQCLNETSFAFKVYITVDKICAGYTNGTATVCKGDSGGGLSFPEQENGVTKYYLRGIVSTAPADGLTCNTITLTTFTHVASHNNFIKSYFENSDRLGFRHLNAKMIAFYNDTSVCFD is encoded by the exons ATGTGTTTCTtgttatgtgtttgttttattttcg CCAGCTGTTTACTACATACTCAAGACGTTATTGCAGCTACTATTAATGGAAATCCGACAGAAGCGAATAT ATCCAGTGCCTGCGGCTTACCACCACAACCAGACCACGGAGCGTATACCGAAGCTCCCTACCCAGCAGCCTTCCCTCCTGGTCTGGATATTAAGATTCTGGAGTACACCTGCTTCCCCCCCTACAGATTGGTGGGGAAATCACCCATTTTCTGCAACAATGGACAATGGACAGGGACATTTCCAACTTGCAAAC TGTTCTGCAAGCTAGCTCGTTACTATGACATGGACTTTCGCTGCCTAGTCTCCGAGGACCCAGCAGATGGTTACACCAAGTGTGACTACTTGATACCTTCGGGAGCCAAGGTCCAACCGTTTTGTAAGGTCCACTACTACTCTCGGGTCCCTTTAAATATAATGACCTGTGTCAACAGAACCTGGGACTATATGCCTGATACTTGCAGGCCTG AATGTGGGACAGTAATACCGAAAGGCACACCTCTCATGTCTGGTGGTAGACCTGCGAAGCACGGTGAACTACCCTGGCATGTCGGCGTATATTACAAGAAGAATAAGCCGTATGAACAGATCTGTGGAGGGTCCATCATCAGTAGAAAGGTTGTTCTATCTG CTGCGCACTGCTTCTGGAAGCTAGAAGCTATGGAGCCGCCCTGCAGGTATGCGGTCCAAGCAGGGAAGCTGTTCAGGGATTGGAATGATGAGCAAGATGAGGAGGTTCAGCAAAGAGAT GTAATAGACATAAAAATCCCGCCGCATTACCGCGGAGTACAGACAAACTTTCAGTATGACTTGGCAATAGTTATACTagaaaaaagtttgtttttcaaaatgCTGGTTCAACCTGTATGCCTGGATTTCGGACCTGAAATGGATAAAAGACATTTGAAGCCTGGGAGTATGGGAAAG GTAGCTGGTTGGGGGTATACTTCAGAAGCTGGTGAACCCTCACCTTACCTGAAGGTAGCTGACCTTCCGAGCGTGGGCATACAGCAGTGCCTGAACGAGACTTCGTTTGCTTTCAAAGTTTACATCACTGTCGACAAGATTTGTGCAGGATATACCAAtg GTACAGCAACAGTCTGCAAAGGCGACAGCGGCGGAGGCTTATCGTTTCCTGAACAAGAAAATGGAGTCACGAAATACTACCTCCGAGGAATCGTATCCACGGCCCCCGCGGACGGACTGACATGCAACACTATTACTCTAACGACATTCACTCATGTCGCcagtcataataattttattaaaagctaTTTTGAAAATTCCGACCGGTTAGGTTTCCGACATTTGAACGCTAAAATGATTGCGTTTTATAATGATACTAGTGTTTGTTTTGATTAG
- the LOC118278497 gene encoding uncharacterized protein LOC118278497 yields the protein MLILNTLTILLQVAFIVSMSLLSMNIIRYFTGGVKKMALIAPAMFVNHGGGPMPLLGDKDHAGLTNFLRDGVQKHLNLKEIKGIILVTAHWEESVVTISSGKHHDLYFDYYGFPPETYKYKYDAPGDPALAERIHHTLKKAGIKSKLDPKRGWDHGVFVPMMLINPAASVPIVQISVLSNQDPEQHYKLGQALYEFRKEGIAILGSGMSYHNMREFMLGRHQSSVVNKEFDEYLNKVCTAEDEAQRKEGLVSWRQQKGATEAHPMRAAEHFMPLIVIAGAGGSKPGERIFNWDMSGVFRLSAFVWKDE from the coding sequence atGCTTATCCTCAACACACTTACGATTTTGCTACAAGTAGCGTTCATAGTGTCTATGTCCTTACTGTCCATGAATATAATCCGATATTTTACTGGTGGTGTTAAGAAAATGGCTTTAATTGCTCCTGCGATGTTCGTTAACCACGGAGGAGGTCCTATGCCGCTTCTGGGGGACAAAGACCACGCAGGACTGACGAATTTCCTGCGCGACGGCGTCCAAAAGCATTTGAATTTAAAGGAGATAAAAGGTATTATTCTTGTGACTGCCCACTGGGAAGAGAGTGTCGTTACTATATCTTCTGGTAAGCATCACGATCTATACTTCGATTACTACGGATTTCCGCCagaaacatacaaatataaGTATGACGCGCCCGGAGATCCGGCTTTAGCAGAAAGAATACATCATACGTTGAAAAAGGCGGGAATAAAATCGAAATTGGATCCGAAAAGAGGTTGGGACCATGGAGTTTTTGTGCCAATGATGTTGATTAACCCTGCAGCCAGTGTTCCTATAGTACAAATATCAGTTTTGTCCAATCAGGATCCGGAACAGCATTATAAACTTGGGCAAGCGTTATACGAATTTAGGAAAGAAGGTATAGCCATTTTAGGCTCAGGAATGTCGTATCACAACATGAGAGAATTCATGCTAGGCCGACACCAATCGTCCGTAGTAAACAAAGAATTTGATGAATACTTAAACAAAGTTTGCACTGCGGAGGATGAGGCTCAACGAAAAGAAGGTTTGGTGTCCTGGAGACAGCAGAAAGGGGCTACGGAAGCTCATCCGATGAGGGCAGCCGAGCATTTTATGCCGTTGATAGTTATTGCGGGCGCTGGAGGCTCCAAACCTGGTGAACGTATCTTCAATTGGGACATGAGTGGAGTATTCCGACTAAGTGCCTTCGTATGGAAAGATGAGTGA
- the LOC118278628 gene encoding uncharacterized protein LOC118278628, which yields MTINKIILTVIIFNFITQIKMEDVYFAPSLFLNHGGGPYPVLGEKNNLEIADALRNVSNYVDLGRLGAIVVVTAHREEDVVTISSAERHSLVYDYYNFPPESYELKYNAPGDPVLATRIHEAFKTAGIASRLDDQRGWDHGVFIPMMLIHPKADIPIIQVSILKNQNAAQHYEIGRVLYQFRKEGVAIFGSGLSYHNMKEFRKAIPDVEKDIVNKDFDSFLNEVCTGDEGKRKRIVFWEQEKGGYESHPLGEADHLMPLIVNAGAGGPKCGRNIFDSVFLGKFKISGFIWD from the exons atgacgataaataaaataatcttaacagtgattatattcaattttataacacaaatcaAAATGGAGGACGTATATTTCGCGCCATCGCTGTTTTTAAATCATGGCGGCGGTCCGTACCCCGTTTTGGGTGAGAAGAACAATTTGGAGATCGCTGACGCGTTGAGAAATGTCTCGAATTATGTGGATTTGGGTCGTTTGGGGGCCATAGTGGTGGTGACGGCGCATAGGGAGGAGGATGTGGTCACTATATCGTCTGCGGAACGACATTCCTTGGtctatgattattataattttccacCGGAAAGTTATGAACTAAAGTACAACGCTCcag GCGATCCAGTATTAGCGACAAGAATACACGAAGCGTTCAAAACCGCGGGCATCGCGTCCCGATTGGACGACCAAAGAGGCTGGGACCATGGCGTCTTCATACCGATGATGTTGATTCACCCCAAGGCAGATATACCCATCATACAAGTCTCTATATTGAAGAACCAAAACGCGGCACAACATTACGAAATAGGACGAGTCTTGTATCAATTCAGGAAAGAAGGAGTCGCCATATTTGGATCAGGACTATCTTACCACAATATGAAAGAATTTCGTAAAGCAATACCTGATGTTGAAAAAGACATTgttaataaagattttgataGTTTTTTGAATGAAGTGTGTACTGGGGATGAGGGGAAGAGAAAGAGAATAGTGTTTTGGGAGCAGGAGAAGGGGGGGTATGAGAGTCATCCTTTGGGAGAGGCTGACCATCTTATGCCTCTGATTGTCAACGCAGGAGCTGGTGGGCCAAAGTGCGGGAGAAACATTTTTGATTCTGTGTTTCTGGGTAAATTCAAAATTAGTGGGTTTATTTgggactag
- the LOC118278493 gene encoding modular serine protease-like isoform X1: MCFLLCVCFIFASCLLHTQDVIAATINGNPTEANIAGDGILEITGDVGCKDNSLRCGDGVRNTTAYEPLAPRHKRSSACGLPPQPDHGAYTEAPYPAAFPPGLDIKILEYTCFPPYRLVGKSPIFCNNGQWTGTFPTCKLFCKLARYYDMDFRCLVSEDPADGYTKCDYLIPSGAKVQPFCKVHYYSRVPLNIMTCVNRTWDYMPDTCRPECGTVIPKGTPLMSGGRPAKHGELPWHVGVYYKKNKPYEQICGGSIISRKVVLSAAHCFWKLEAMEPPCRYAVQAGKLFRDWNDEQDEEVQQRDVIDIKIPPHYRGVQTNFQYDLAIVILEKSLFFKMLVQPVCLDFGPEMDKRHLKPGSMGKVAGWGYTSEAGEPSPYLKVADLPSVGIQQCLNETSFAFKVYITVDKICAGYTNGTATVCKGDSGGGLSFPEQENGVTKYYLRGIVSTAPADGLTCNTITLTTFTHVASHNNFIKSYFENSDRLGFRHLNAKMIAFYNDTSVCFD; this comes from the exons ATGTGTTTCTtgttatgtgtttgttttattttcg CCAGCTGTTTACTACATACTCAAGACGTTATTGCAGCTACTATTAATGGAAATCCGACAGAAGCGAATAT CGCTGGTGATGGAATCCTGGAGATAACTGGAGATGTTGGGTGTAAGGACAACTCGCTAAGATGTGGTGATGGAGTCAGAAATACAACAGCTTATGAACCCTTGGCACCGAGGCATAAGAG ATCCAGTGCCTGCGGCTTACCACCACAACCAGACCACGGAGCGTATACCGAAGCTCCCTACCCAGCAGCCTTCCCTCCTGGTCTGGATATTAAGATTCTGGAGTACACCTGCTTCCCCCCCTACAGATTGGTGGGGAAATCACCCATTTTCTGCAACAATGGACAATGGACAGGGACATTTCCAACTTGCAAAC TGTTCTGCAAGCTAGCTCGTTACTATGACATGGACTTTCGCTGCCTAGTCTCCGAGGACCCAGCAGATGGTTACACCAAGTGTGACTACTTGATACCTTCGGGAGCCAAGGTCCAACCGTTTTGTAAGGTCCACTACTACTCTCGGGTCCCTTTAAATATAATGACCTGTGTCAACAGAACCTGGGACTATATGCCTGATACTTGCAGGCCTG AATGTGGGACAGTAATACCGAAAGGCACACCTCTCATGTCTGGTGGTAGACCTGCGAAGCACGGTGAACTACCCTGGCATGTCGGCGTATATTACAAGAAGAATAAGCCGTATGAACAGATCTGTGGAGGGTCCATCATCAGTAGAAAGGTTGTTCTATCTG CTGCGCACTGCTTCTGGAAGCTAGAAGCTATGGAGCCGCCCTGCAGGTATGCGGTCCAAGCAGGGAAGCTGTTCAGGGATTGGAATGATGAGCAAGATGAGGAGGTTCAGCAAAGAGAT GTAATAGACATAAAAATCCCGCCGCATTACCGCGGAGTACAGACAAACTTTCAGTATGACTTGGCAATAGTTATACTagaaaaaagtttgtttttcaaaatgCTGGTTCAACCTGTATGCCTGGATTTCGGACCTGAAATGGATAAAAGACATTTGAAGCCTGGGAGTATGGGAAAG GTAGCTGGTTGGGGGTATACTTCAGAAGCTGGTGAACCCTCACCTTACCTGAAGGTAGCTGACCTTCCGAGCGTGGGCATACAGCAGTGCCTGAACGAGACTTCGTTTGCTTTCAAAGTTTACATCACTGTCGACAAGATTTGTGCAGGATATACCAAtg GTACAGCAACAGTCTGCAAAGGCGACAGCGGCGGAGGCTTATCGTTTCCTGAACAAGAAAATGGAGTCACGAAATACTACCTCCGAGGAATCGTATCCACGGCCCCCGCGGACGGACTGACATGCAACACTATTACTCTAACGACATTCACTCATGTCGCcagtcataataattttattaaaagctaTTTTGAAAATTCCGACCGGTTAGGTTTCCGACATTTGAACGCTAAAATGATTGCGTTTTATAATGATACTAGTGTTTGTTTTGATTAG